From the Candidatus Dormiibacterota bacterium genome, one window contains:
- the infA gene encoding translation initiation factor IF-1 has protein sequence MEVFGTITQIYPSATFAVELENGHTVLAHIAGRLRRHRIKILMGDRVDLEMSPYDLSKARIVYRYRAGEARRSR, from the coding sequence CTGGAAGTATTCGGCACGATCACGCAAATTTATCCCAGCGCGACGTTTGCCGTGGAGTTGGAGAACGGTCATACCGTCCTCGCGCACATCGCCGGGCGGTTGCGCCGGCATCGGATTAAGATCCTCATGGGCGATCGAGTCGATCTCGAAATGTCTCCCTATGATCTCTCCAAGGCTCGGATCGTTTATCGATACCGTGCCGGGGAAGCTCGCCGCTCGCGTTAA
- a CDS encoding fatty acid desaturase: protein MKLSRPNWSNGLGILGIHLGALLIFLPGMFTWSGLAVAAAIAYATGALGVTLNYHRTLTHRSLRMIKPLEYLTAIFGALALQGDPITWVATHRIHHAHSDRKGDPHTVRRGLTWAHILWLFRTNKYVPSPEEKRRYCPDLYADKFYVVSGYLHIPLQLLLAAGLFALGGWSWVVMGIFLRLVFTYHTTWLVNSASHAVGYRTYRTTDRSTNSWWVALVSFGEGWHNNHHAFPFSARHGMAWWEIDLTWWHIKLLRTLRMVDRIRVPSMEMRERLRVGIRRPSRVG, encoded by the coding sequence GTGAAACTCTCTCGTCCAAACTGGTCGAATGGCCTGGGGATCCTTGGGATCCATCTGGGAGCCCTACTCATCTTTCTGCCCGGCATGTTTACCTGGTCGGGCCTGGCGGTGGCGGCGGCGATCGCGTACGCGACGGGCGCCTTGGGCGTCACCCTGAACTACCATCGCACCCTGACGCACCGCAGCCTGCGCATGATCAAGCCGCTTGAGTACCTCACGGCGATCTTCGGAGCGCTGGCGCTGCAGGGAGACCCGATCACCTGGGTTGCGACCCACCGCATCCACCACGCGCACTCCGATCGCAAGGGCGACCCGCATACCGTGCGGCGCGGCCTGACGTGGGCGCACATCCTGTGGCTCTTCCGGACCAACAAATACGTGCCGTCGCCCGAGGAGAAGCGGCGCTACTGCCCCGACCTCTACGCCGATAAGTTTTACGTGGTCAGCGGCTACCTGCACATCCCCCTGCAGCTCTTGCTGGCAGCGGGGCTCTTTGCACTCGGCGGCTGGTCGTGGGTCGTGATGGGCATCTTCTTGCGCTTGGTCTTCACCTACCACACGACGTGGCTCGTCAACAGCGCATCGCATGCGGTCGGATACCGCACCTACCGAACGACCGATCGCTCGACCAACTCCTGGTGGGTCGCGCTGGTCTCGTTCGGCGAGGGTTGGCATAATAACCATCATGCGTTTCCGTTCTCGGCGCGCCACGGCATGGCTTGGTGGGAAATCGATCTCACGTGGTGGCACATCAAACTGCTGCGCACCCTGCGCATGGTCGATCGCATTCGCGTGCCCTCGATGGAAATGCGCGAACGGCTGCGCGTGGGAATTCGCCGCCCGTCTCGCGTAGGTTAA